atttaaattgtatataatataccaTTGTTAacatcgaattttattaataaaggCAATGTCGTGTCGTTATAAAAAACACGAGAAAGATGACATTATTGAAACGATGTTCGTCGTTTTCATAGTAATTGTCATATTCGTTTAACGATTACTACTAGCTAACACCTTTCGCGAGCTAATGTCATAAATGGCCGCTTAGGTATGTTCTATCGTTACCATTATACGTTAGTCATTAAATTTCGTGTTGCTATTTGATcggttaaattttattcgccgCGACTCGTTGTACTCAAATTACGGTAAGATCGAATGTTACTCTAACGAGTGTCGCTGAGTCTATTGTGTGTTAATGATTATTTAGAAATCGATGGAATATTGCAACCTGATTACTTGTTCGGATTGATTGCGTCAAATTGGTTGTAGAAACGagtaaattcattttcaatcaCTATTCGTAGTTGCTTCTTCGAATATACGCATGGtaaatctttcaatttattttgtgCGTTTCCAATATAAAGTCTCTGTGAATACCAAACAAGAAGTGTCGAAAGCTGCAAATAAAGCTTGCAAGTGTAATGATAAacttagtaaaaataaaataaacataagaACTTTACTACCACTATATTAGTCCTTTTTTTGTAACAAGTTGAACAACTgtagaaagataaatttcaaattggttaaaaatatggaatacgAGAAGATAAagtttatgaattatatagagataaattaggaaattgttaagaaaatctaaatattaaatgaaaaaggcacaatattttttaatattatagtatatgtaaaatttaataaatcatactTTCTTAATAATGGATACTGAACAACAGCTTAAGTGCAgcttgatatatgtataaaattgcTTACTATAGTGGGGAAATAATGTTAACTTTACTTTTTTCACAAAAGAGATAtatactttcttattttttcaattttcgatgCTTTACTTCTTTTGTTCTAAATGTAAGAagtacaaaaatgtaaaatataatacttattaaaGATCATGTTCTATAGCAGTTACACATAGagtacaaaaagaaaaatttattacaaagttgttaatattacaaaataaatttcgcaaatattttattattaaataattatatcataatctCCGTCTCCATTCATACTatatcttgaattttttaaataaatattactttgtttattgttctaaacatttatatattcagTATACGATTTTAAATTCGATACCCATTTTCGAGATATAATGGCGTCGTACATACAACGCAATTTAACTACTCAACATCAATATTGTTATTGCGTTCTTTGAGtgattaaatattagaaattaataaaggGACGATAAACCTATAAGCAAATTGTCGAAGACCTATAAAGATCTTatcgattttaaatatttaagcaaATAACTGTTGAGTGTTCTAACCTATCTTAGTGTTTAGTGCATCATACATATATCTCATATTCGTGATATCCATGTTTGACGTTTCTATTGAGACAATATAAACCTGTGCAAAAAAAATGCATACAACTGGAGATTTTGTTTTGCACGGTGGTAGTGCAGAATTTGCAAACagacaaaaattattgtttgatAAATTGTCAGATGCAGAACAAGaatgtagtaaaaataaaatggtcACTGAATCTACAGAATCTACACAGGATATTGACAGCGAATCAAACTATTCTCAAATCCTGAAAGCTGGCCGTAAAAGTCAAACAAGAAGATTTCGTGGTAAAGAAAGTATCTTTAAACGGCCAGAAGGCCCAGCACCACGTGCTATCAGTAGAAACATACCAGACTTTCACAAAAATCCTCATAAGTGGAAGAAATATACTCTGGATGATGTGTCCAATGATGACATGACTGAGGAAAGTAATACAAGGGCTGCATTATcgtttttaaaagaattgaaGGCAAGAAGATCAGtggaaaaaatagaagaatcaGAGGGAAAGGATGCCGATGAATCTGATTTGGTTAAGAGGTGTCAACccaaaataatgtttaaatccaagaaacaaaaaatatcaatggCAGAAGTTGAATTTAAGAAACCTGAAAGTAACACAAATGAAACAGACAATACACCAGTTATCATTGAAAATGACGATAAGCCAATCTTTAggaatagtaaaattattatgccAGAATACGTTGTTGgccagaaaaagaaaaaaaagaataatagagAAATACATCTTGTGAAAATAGATAGAACGAAACAACTTAAATTAGATCATTTACAAGAACCTGATGAAgaggaaaattgaatatatatatatatatatatatatgcatatctgatattaatattgtaaatttaattatagtttTCAAGTTCTCTGTATAATGTGAccatttcatatattttatcagttaatgtattttgaatataGGAGTAATAAACATACTGCACATCTTCTTAGGTATAGAACATTCCATATTTTATAaggttttaatttttttcctatGTTAACATGTTATGATAATCAGAACAGGCTCCTTATTTTGAAAAGTGGGAACGAAACCGCTCTGATAGGTTCTTCCGGGAACGATGCGATTGCGCACTAACCATCGCGGGTTTTGACTGTTTCCTGTCGACTTTAGTCGTAGGCTATTCAAAAGTCGCTAGTCAATTGCAACTATTTGCGATTTTTACGCGTGTGATGTCGACTAATGCACAAAATACGATCTATTGGACTTTGGTAAGTGATGTAATATATCCTTGAAAGATTACAAGTTCCGTTAAATAACGgtgaataatttatgtatacaaTTGGAGGGGGAAGAATTCATAACCTGTACATATACTATTCCGTCACCGATTCAAAATGGCGTGTTACCATTGAACGAAAAAACGTagataaaatctttatttcatGGTGCTAAATCCGTCGTTCGTGTTTTTATATTTGgtgaatttaatattcttgctaagagagcaagaaagaaagaggttATGACACAGTTCCCGTGTGTGTCGTTCTAGGAAGTCCGTTAGTATATTCATAATCGGGTTGTGGAATTAATAATGCAGGAAATCGTTCTAGCAGCCTTCTCCGTGATATCGAGTCTACTCATAGTATTTGGTCTGGTGCTGCTGGGTAAGAACGATAGGTAGTAACGTTTCGTTATTGCTGTGCCGTATACGGAATGTTTCGAAACATTGTTATTTGGCCTGTCGAATAGTCGTATAGCCTCAAAGTCGAAAGTATAGTAGGAAAGTTTGACTATATACATAATCTTTATCGTCACGTGTATGTGCAATTTCGACGGCTATTCTAGATTTCGAAcagttaaaattttgttttgttttgtatcTTTCCCCTATAATGTATACTATCGACAAGGTGTTTACTGTAGTTATGTCGTACATTGTTTGTTGtgtgaattatattttcatcatactatgtatttatatagtGTATCCAAATTCgatttgtgatttttatagGATCTCTTCTTTACATGcatgttttctttcttttttaggtTGGTATTTAGTTTGGAAGTTTTTCCTTTCAAGGTTCAGGTTTGTCCGGGAACTATTGGGTGGAATGAGTGAATCCTCTCCTGTAAATGACTTAAAGAATGGTAGATCTCGCATGAAAAAAATTCGCAAAGATTAAGGAcacgtttttatatttgagaCAAGAAGATTATTAGAAAGAGAAGGACCatcaaattaacaaaattgacCAAAGCAAAATTgtctttcatttatatatctataatattttaatttatcaaaatgtcTATAAATATACGCTGTGCTACGACAGATGatttactaaatatacaaCATTGCAATTTACAATGCTTGCcagaaaattatcaaatgaaatattacttatACCATGCTCTTTCGTGGCCACAGTTGAGTTACGTGGCAGAAGATGAAAAAGGCAGGATAGTAGGCTATGTCCTTGCTAAAATGGAAGAAGATTGCGAAGATAATCCACATGGACACATTACTAGTTTGGCAGTAAAAAGGTCACATAGAAGACTTGGTATTGCACAAAAGCTTATGAATCAAGCTTCCAGGGCAATGGTTGAATGTTTTGGTGCAAAATATGTTTCTCTACATGTTCGTAGAAGTAATCGGGCAGCGTTGAATTTATACACAAGCAGTTTGCAATTTGAAGTATCAGAAGTTGAACCAAAATATTATGCTGACGGAGAAGATGCTTATGCTATGAAACGCGATCTTAGTAGCTTTTATTTGGAAAAGAATGcagcaaaagaaaaaacaaacaaagatGGTAATACGCACATACATACTGGCAGATGCTGTGATCGTTCATAGTCAAATTGGGATGTTTACCTATAAGTCACAACTGATTCCACGCATCATTAATTCAATACTGTTTGAATTCAAATCAGTATCATACGTacgaatacatataatatttttcataaatagaTTTCCATGAAAAGTGCACGAAATAATCATGAGTCAAGCATCATGGCTTGAATGTTTGACATATTAtcattatgaaaattttgcaaatacttAGAATATTAGTGTTCATTCGAGCCTTACCTGAGAcatgaaatgttttatataccGCTAAAAAAAAGGGGTGTActtgttaataattatacagcaGATAGGAGAGAGACAGAACTAATGTATGTTCGATGCGGATTGAGTTAAAaagtttgtaataaatgtatcatTGCGTGTAGTTAATCGATATATTGTGTTACTTAAGACCTACGActcttaatataataataaagacgATAAGCAGAGATGACAATGAAGGTTTTATCACTTTCCACCTGTGTATTCAATTAATCTTTATTGAACCATTGAAACTATAATATACAAGTAACGCGCCAGTATACAAAATTATCACCCAGATTTCACCAAGCAAATTAAGTGCAAGATGATACCAACTTTTTAAAGGAGaacactttttaaatatttatactcgTCATTCCATCTTTATATCTGCGTTACGTgaaacgattttaattatccCTGCTGTTTGTAAATACTTGATGCACTTCCACGAGTATGATTTCAtgcttaaaaattaatgtttgacGATTgcacgatttttaaatatttcgttcctttctttgtCACTGCTGCGTTGGTACATTATTGTATTTGTGTATACATTGTAAtaggaataattataatatacatatatatgtatatatatatataaatatacttatgTACACAGTAAATGTCCTTAAAGTAACATAATTGATTCAGTTCGAAGGACATGCTAATCCAATAcgtcgattaattttccaattacataatcgatcgattatatatatatataatttatgtaagattaaatttaacataacGGTAATCAATGAATCatcaatatttaatgtttaaccGAAAGTCTTCGCTGACAAAGACTCCATTGATAAAACCTTCCATAATCTTAAGAACAGTTTCCGATTGTAATATTGTTTAGGTGTAAAGAAAATTCCAGGTACGATGTACGATCAAACGAAATGACGCGAAACGATAAAGGCAATTGTGTAATCTGTGCGTTtcacgttctttttttctgttcgatgaaaagagaaaaaaaaaagttcatTTCACTTAATAGTACGTCACGATCAATCGGAATACGATTTTCAATGAGAATGTGACAAGCACCTATTGATATATCGCCTAtgtataaattctaaatatacaGTAAACTCTAACTGCCCgaaaaatgcattttatcTTACAAAAACGTTCCaccaataaattataatacaagtCTCGTAAACGAGGTTCATGTTCACGCGATATGCTCCGATTATATAATCtctaaaaaataaactataaGCTATATCGTGGTGAATACTCCCTAATCGTAAGTGCCGGATGATTGCCttaatttctttcctcttttttgaCATTTCGATTTCTCGCTCGAACGATcttccgttttctttttttctttttttcaaaaggaGAAAGACAAAAAGGCTGTGTCTCGAAAGGCGGAAAGTAAATACATGTTTTGAATGATACAATCGATCTTAAAGCTGCGACACAAATGTGCGGTTGTCGGTTACCTTTCGTAATACCTAAGAATGTAGTTTTTCACGATTAAtcggagaaaataatttatacaatttattaaatttaaaaacaaattcagCAAAATCAGATATAGACGTTGCTCagatttttcataaatctatattatcttttaacaAAAGAAGCAGTCCTGccgattataaaaattttataatcccTACGCCCTATATGCCTCTAAAACTAATTTCTACGATAAGGGAACGATTCGAttgttatgaaaattttataatcggTAGGAGCGTCGTCGGCCGAtgataatcgataaaatgaCCGTGTATAAGGCGTATCGTTTCGTACTGTTTTCAAGTTATTGTTTCTGCATCGCTCCTGTAAAGGGAACACGCTTTGTAATCGAATTAGGTTATTGGAATGATTATAAACAGTCTGCAAATCCGatgcattttctttttgttatcaTCAGTGTGCGTTTACGATTGATCGAATAATGCTGCTGGAAGAGCCCGTAAAAAGGCCTGACACGAAAAAGTCGTGACATGGCGGTAAAATGGTATAAAATTCGTTCAAAATTGGCCTCTAAAAAGATAGCGTTCCTTGCGTTCTTCGAATTTGATGTATAAACGTTAATGCCATAAATGTAGctgttataaagtattttcgATTAGAGAAAATCCCTTTCTTGCATCAGTGGCTCTTTCTCGCAGTATATATTAGGTATATATTTgcgtttgtttcattttctcaaCATTTTTAGTCTCCTTTCATTTCAAtccaattaatattttcgtcGCAGTATAATCTATTGTAAATATGCGtccaaatgaaaatgtttcatattttaatagagTTTTCTCTTCACATGATACACACCTAGGACGACGATTAATACGCTGGCAACGACAACTGCGTATCAAG
The DNA window shown above is from Bombus pyrosoma isolate SC7728 linkage group LG7, ASM1482585v1, whole genome shotgun sequence and carries:
- the LOC122569786 gene encoding protein TSSC4, whose amino-acid sequence is MHTTGDFVLHGGSAEFANRQKLLFDKLSDAEQECSKNKMVTESTESTQDIDSESNYSQILKAGRKSQTRRFRGKESIFKRPEGPAPRAISRNIPDFHKNPHKWKKYTLDDVSNDDMTEESNTRAALSFLKELKARRSVEKIEESEGKDADESDLVKRCQPKIMFKSKKQKISMAEVEFKKPESNTNETDNTPVIIENDDKPIFRNSKIIMPEYVVGQKKKKKNNREIHLVKIDRTKQLKLDHLQEPDEEEN
- the LOC122569787 gene encoding N-alpha-acetyltransferase 11 encodes the protein MSINIRCATTDDLLNIQHCNLQCLPENYQMKYYLYHALSWPQLSYVAEDEKGRIVGYVLAKMEEDCEDNPHGHITSLAVKRSHRRLGIAQKLMNQASRAMVECFGAKYVSLHVRRSNRAALNLYTSSLQFEVSEVEPKYYADGEDAYAMKRDLSSFYLEKNAAKEKTNKDGNTHIHTGRCCDRS